Proteins encoded by one window of Chondromyces crocatus:
- a CDS encoding PDDEXK nuclease domain-containing protein — MVSKGLNSEKPKARSFLALPADYAGLLRELKGRIRSTQAKAAVLVNRALIDLYLHIGRRLAEQESKKGWGEKVVEKLASDLRAAFPSIRGFSRSNLFHMRQVYLAWADADESVQQLVGLIPWGHHLLLVARVQKPAIRIWYLQQAVVHGWSRAVLTFQIESRLHKRQGKALSNFEQTLLSPQSELAQQTLKDPYIFDFLSLGPDIQERQLEQALVVHVQRFLLELGVGFAFVGRQVHLAVGEEDFYLDLLFYHLKLRCFVVIELKAVPFKPEFAGKMNFYLSAVDAKLRHADDRPSIGLLLCKSKERLVVEYALRGLAKPIGVAEWETRIVESLPDELKGSLPTVEELVEELESHGPQSNTHTRPASATKLEKDSARSATRSRPASTAKRKG; from the coding sequence ATGGTCAGCAAAGGACTGAACTCGGAAAAGCCCAAGGCCAGGAGCTTCCTGGCCCTCCCGGCCGACTACGCCGGCCTCCTCCGTGAGCTGAAGGGACGAATCCGGTCCACACAGGCGAAGGCCGCGGTCCTCGTCAACCGGGCCTTGATCGATCTCTATCTACACATCGGTCGCCGCCTGGCAGAGCAAGAGAGCAAAAAGGGCTGGGGTGAGAAGGTCGTCGAGAAGCTGGCCAGCGATCTTCGCGCTGCTTTCCCTTCCATCCGCGGGTTCTCTCGGAGCAACCTGTTCCACATGCGCCAGGTCTACCTGGCATGGGCAGACGCCGACGAGTCAGTCCAACAGCTTGTTGGACTGATCCCCTGGGGTCACCATCTGCTCCTCGTCGCTCGGGTGCAGAAGCCCGCAATCCGCATCTGGTATCTCCAGCAAGCCGTCGTCCATGGCTGGAGTCGAGCGGTGCTCACCTTCCAGATCGAGTCACGCCTCCACAAGCGACAGGGAAAGGCGCTGTCGAACTTCGAGCAAACCCTGCTCTCCCCTCAGTCCGAGCTTGCACAGCAGACGCTGAAGGACCCATACATCTTCGACTTCCTCTCGCTGGGACCAGACATCCAGGAGCGTCAGCTCGAGCAAGCGCTGGTCGTCCACGTCCAGCGTTTCCTCCTGGAACTCGGCGTCGGCTTCGCGTTCGTCGGGAGGCAGGTTCATCTCGCCGTGGGCGAGGAAGACTTCTACCTCGACCTCCTCTTCTACCACCTGAAGCTGCGCTGCTTCGTCGTCATCGAGCTGAAAGCCGTGCCTTTCAAGCCGGAGTTCGCGGGCAAGATGAACTTCTATCTCTCGGCAGTGGACGCGAAGCTGCGCCACGCTGACGATCGTCCGAGCATCGGGCTCCTCCTGTGCAAATCCAAGGAGAGGCTGGTGGTCGAGTACGCGCTCCGTGGCCTCGCCAAGCCCATTGGCGTTGCCGAGTGGGAGACGCGCATCGTCGAGTCTCTTCCGGATGAGCTGAAGGGGAGCCTCCCGACTGTGGAAGAGTTGGTCGAGGAGCTGGAGAGCCACGGCCCCCAGTCCAACACGCACACCCGCCCTGCATCTGCCACGAAGCTGGAGAAGGACAGCGCCCGCTCAGCCACGCGCTCCCGCCCTGCATCTACCGCGAAGCGCAAGGGGTGA
- a CDS encoding HAD family hydrolase has product MVSAVLFDIDGTLVDSVDLHAEAWREAMLRFGRDVPAERLRWDIGKGADQLLPSYFSAEELKRFGEELEEQRSELYMEKYFPRVRPFPGVRALFERMASEGRRVVLASSANERELDALVELTGVEDLIEASTSSDDADRSKPHPDIFEAALDKLGSVDLREVMVVGDTPYDAEAAGKLGLSAIGVRTGGWSEERLLEAGCVAVYGDLKDLLAHHDEWTQRAEAQLRKAS; this is encoded by the coding sequence ATGGTGAGCGCCGTCCTGTTCGACATTGATGGTACCCTGGTGGATTCTGTGGACCTCCATGCCGAGGCTTGGCGGGAGGCCATGCTTCGCTTCGGCCGTGATGTCCCCGCGGAGCGGCTCCGATGGGACATCGGCAAGGGAGCGGATCAGCTCCTGCCCTCTTACTTCAGCGCCGAGGAGCTGAAGCGCTTCGGGGAGGAGCTGGAAGAGCAGCGCTCCGAGCTGTACATGGAGAAGTACTTTCCTCGGGTCCGTCCCTTTCCGGGGGTGCGCGCGCTGTTCGAGCGGATGGCGAGCGAGGGGCGGAGGGTCGTGCTTGCGTCTTCGGCGAACGAGAGGGAGCTGGACGCGCTCGTCGAGCTGACGGGTGTAGAGGATCTCATCGAGGCGTCCACCTCGAGCGACGACGCCGATCGAAGCAAGCCTCACCCGGACATCTTCGAGGCAGCGCTCGACAAGCTGGGGAGCGTGGATCTGCGCGAGGTGATGGTCGTCGGCGACACGCCCTACGACGCCGAGGCGGCGGGCAAGCTGGGACTCTCGGCGATCGGGGTGCGGACAGGAGGCTGGTCCGAGGAGAGGCTCCTCGAGGCGGGCTGTGTGGCCGTCTATGGCGACCTGAAAGACCTGCTGGCGCACCATGATGAATGGACTCAGCGAGCGGAGGCCCAGCTCAGGAAGGCATCGTGA